Proteins from a single region of Murdochiella vaginalis:
- a CDS encoding TRAP transporter small permease — MKSKNTLKKFFYAVNKVEDFLLVVFVVGMILTILIQIIGRAVGKPFPWTEEVSRYLFLWMMFIALAAGFNRVESSRVTIFIKKLPFAIRHFIPWIYGLFVTGIFAFMVIYGSQVVMQQVQLNEMGTAVQIPMALIGICQPVAGVLGIIGVVQSFLEYPERVAAIDDRDQELRELEETNEGGNQ; from the coding sequence ATGAAATCCAAAAACACGTTGAAGAAATTTTTCTACGCCGTCAATAAAGTAGAAGATTTCCTGCTCGTTGTCTTTGTTGTGGGGATGATATTGACGATTTTGATTCAAATCATCGGTCGAGCGGTGGGGAAGCCGTTTCCATGGACGGAAGAGGTAAGTCGTTACCTCTTCCTATGGATGATGTTTATTGCTCTAGCTGCCGGTTTCAATCGAGTGGAATCCTCACGAGTGACGATTTTTATAAAAAAGCTTCCTTTCGCCATTCGTCATTTCATTCCTTGGATCTACGGACTTTTTGTTACCGGCATTTTTGCCTTTATGGTAATTTACGGTAGTCAAGTAGTTATGCAACAGGTTCAATTGAATGAAATGGGGACCGCAGTTCAGATTCCTATGGCTCTTATCGGCATTTGTCAGCCTGTGGCGGGAGTTTTAGGAATCATCGGCGTCGTACAAAGTTTCCTTGAATATCCGGAACGAGTGGCAGCTATTGACGATCGGGATCAAGAGCTACGTGAGTTGGAAGAAACTAATGAAGGAGGGAACCAATGA
- a CDS encoding TRAP transporter large permease — protein sequence MSIAIMLLFLLLMFLGVPIAVALGASSIGVMATMSNLPLNMAAQSMFTAMNSFIMVAVPLFILCGSLMDEGGIADRIYELAEALVGWIYGGLGHVSVVVNMIFAGMSGSSVAAIASIGKMSINALEKKNYPKDYATAINLAGSMLASVIPPSVLMINAAAIGGVSIGQALLAGFIPGIIIGIIFMIYNYYYCKKHGIGDRVKFQPKKLGTAFVRAIPALLTPVILLGGVYTGIYTPTEGAAIAVVYTILVSIYLYKNLTWKDIPRIIAKNARSTGVILFVAIAAKPASLLFEIDGLPMTVANLIAGISSSRIIILLVLYAFLILVGMFMDATAAIFILVPILLPAVTKVGVSPLFFVVFLVITLSFGLITPPVGVCLYAAESVTKLPIEKIIKASIPWILLIAASLLIFILLPQIIEAPVSWVFPEIAG from the coding sequence ATGAGTATTGCAATCATGTTACTCTTTTTGCTTCTCATGTTTTTAGGTGTACCCATCGCTGTAGCCCTCGGCGCTTCTTCTATCGGTGTCATGGCAACTATGAGCAATCTGCCCTTGAATATGGCTGCACAATCCATGTTTACTGCGATGAATTCCTTTATCATGGTGGCGGTTCCATTATTCATTCTATGTGGCTCATTAATGGACGAAGGAGGAATTGCTGATCGTATTTATGAATTGGCGGAAGCCTTGGTCGGATGGATTTATGGTGGGCTAGGGCACGTTTCGGTTGTTGTAAACATGATCTTTGCAGGTATGTCCGGCTCATCGGTAGCTGCGATTGCCTCTATTGGGAAAATGTCCATCAATGCGTTAGAGAAAAAAAACTATCCAAAAGATTATGCGACAGCGATCAATCTAGCTGGCTCTATGTTGGCCTCGGTTATTCCGCCCAGTGTATTGATGATTAATGCGGCGGCAATTGGCGGCGTTTCCATTGGTCAGGCGCTATTGGCAGGATTTATTCCGGGGATTATCATCGGAATCATCTTCATGATCTACAACTATTATTATTGTAAAAAGCATGGGATCGGTGATAGAGTCAAGTTTCAGCCGAAAAAGCTGGGAACTGCTTTTGTGCGTGCTATCCCTGCTTTGTTAACGCCGGTAATTCTTCTCGGCGGCGTGTACACAGGAATTTATACGCCGACAGAAGGTGCTGCCATTGCTGTTGTGTATACCATTTTGGTATCCATTTATTTGTACAAAAACTTGACATGGAAGGATATTCCACGAATCATTGCCAAGAATGCTCGTTCTACAGGAGTTATTCTATTCGTTGCGATTGCAGCGAAGCCGGCATCTCTTCTTTTTGAAATCGATGGGTTACCGATGACTGTGGCAAATTTAATTGCCGGTATTTCCAGTAGCCGAATCATTATCCTACTGGTTCTATATGCCTTTCTGATTCTTGTTGGCATGTTCATGGATGCCACAGCAGCCATATTCATCTTAGTACCGATTTTGTTGCCGGCCGTGACAAAGGTAGGAGTATCACCTCTATTCTTTGTTGTGTTCTTGGTTATTACGCTATCCTTCGGTCTCATTACGCCACCCGTCGGAGTATGCCTTTATGCAGCAGAGAGTGTAACGAAGTTGCCGATAGAGAAGATTATTAAAGCGTCCATTCCATGGATCCTTTTGATTGCGGCAAGCCTGTTGATTTTCATCCTTCTCCCTCAAATTATTGAAGCACCGGTTTCCTGGGTATTTCCCGAAATTGCAGGTTAA
- a CDS encoding D-2-hydroxyacid dehydrogenase, with product MEELQRSAVVLDGYTLNPGDLSWKNLEDVAITKVFERTPKEETSRRMQGATAVFTNKTEITRQCMEENPQLQYIGVLATGYDVVDIKAAKERGIVVTNIPSYGTESVAQHAIALLLELTNRVGHHDCAVKRGKWSNNPDWTFWDFPLTELAGKTMGIIGFGRIGQQTGNIARALQMKVIVNDPYKNPSMMEQGYEYVELEELYASSDVIVLHCNLTPENHGLINEASIEKMAKKPFIINNSRGGLIEEKALVKALKNGQLRGAGLDVLEIEPPVEKNPLFSMNKCIITPHLSWAPMESRKRLLDQAILNYQAFLKDDIINAVYEIK from the coding sequence ATGGAAGAACTACAGAGAAGTGCAGTTGTTCTGGATGGATATACGCTTAATCCGGGAGACCTTTCCTGGAAAAATTTAGAAGACGTAGCTATAACAAAAGTATTTGAACGTACTCCAAAAGAAGAGACTTCTCGGCGGATGCAAGGTGCAACGGCTGTCTTTACAAATAAAACCGAGATCACACGTCAATGTATGGAAGAAAATCCACAACTTCAATATATCGGTGTGCTGGCGACAGGATATGATGTTGTTGATATAAAAGCAGCAAAAGAGCGGGGAATCGTGGTAACGAATATTCCTAGTTATGGAACAGAATCTGTGGCACAACATGCTATAGCTCTCCTTTTGGAGCTGACGAATCGTGTCGGGCATCACGATTGTGCTGTAAAAAGAGGAAAATGGAGCAACAATCCGGATTGGACATTCTGGGACTTTCCATTGACAGAGTTAGCCGGTAAAACCATGGGAATTATCGGATTTGGTCGGATTGGACAACAAACAGGGAATATAGCACGTGCTTTACAAATGAAGGTCATTGTCAATGATCCATACAAAAATCCTTCAATGATGGAACAAGGCTATGAATACGTTGAACTGGAAGAATTGTATGCTTCTAGTGATGTTATTGTTCTTCATTGCAATTTGACGCCGGAAAATCATGGTTTAATCAATGAAGCCTCTATTGAAAAAATGGCAAAGAAGCCATTCATAATTAATAACAGTCGTGGGGGGCTTATAGAGGAAAAGGCATTGGTCAAAGCGTTGAAAAATGGACAATTGCGTGGTGCCGGTCTTGATGTCTTGGAAATAGAACCACCAGTGGAAAAGAATCCGCTGTTTTCTATGAATAAATGCATCATTACACCACATTTGAGCTGGGCGCCCATGGAATCCCGAAAGAGGTTGTTAGATCAAGCGATTTTGAATTATCAAGCTTTTTTAAAGGACGACATAATTAACGCAGTATACGAAATCAAATAA